The nucleotide window GGTTGGAAGAATTCAAGTGCAAATCCAAGAACACGTAAACCGGATACAAGATGTGGTTGTCCAGCGAGAATAGTTCTAAGAAGGCTTTCAGATGGAAAATTTGTTGTGCGTACCTTCGTATGTGGTCATAATCATCCTTTGGCACCTTCATCTATGTCTCACTTATTAAGGTCTCATCGTAAAGTGACCTCTTTGCATCTTGCAACAAGTGCAATAAGTGAATTAGCAGATAATGTTGGCATTACACCAAAGGAGACAGATAATGATTTTGTAAAGGAAAACAATGATCCTGATAATGTACCATTGATAGCCATGGATGATCGAAACCTCTTGGGGACAAAAAGGACAAAGACCATGAAAAATAGTGAAATATGTGCCTTGGTTGATTATTTGCAGAAGAAATCAAGTGAAGACCTTGGTTTTTATAATGCAATGCAATTAGATGAAGACGGATATGCTACAAATATATTTTGGGCAGACTCAAGGGCAAGAGTAGATTATGCATGTTTCAGTGATGTGCTTGTTTTTGACACGACAATAAAGATGAACAGTCATCAGTGGCCATTTGTGCAGTTTGTAGGAGTGAATCATCATTCACAGAGTTGCATTTTTGGTAGCGCATTTTTGTATAACGAGACCATAGAAACCATTGAGTGGCTGTTTAGAGTCTTTACTGAAGCAATGAATGGGAAACATCCTCAAACTGTACTAACAGATGGTGATAATGCAATTGCAGTTGCAGTGTCTCATATATGGCCTAATGCACATCATCGCTTCTGTTTATGGCATATTTTGCAAAATGCAGGAAAAAACATAGGTGATATACTTGATCAAAAGATGGGTTTCAAGGAGAGTTTTACAAGGTGGATATTTCAATGTGAAGATGATGACACTTTTCGATCTGCATGGGAGCAAATGGTTCATTTTTACAACCTTGAAGAGAACATATGGCTGCAAAAGttatatgaagataaagaaaagtGGGCATTAGCATATGGAAGACAATATTTCTGTGCAGATATGATAAATACACAAAGAGCTGAAAGTATGCATGCTACCCTAAATAAATGTTTATATTCTTGTTCAACAATCTTTCGTTTCATGAAACTGTATGAAGTATTTGTAGATGGTCTTAGACAGAGTGAACTTCAAGAAGATGTAAAAGGTTTTAACACACGTGCTGTAAATTTGGGCATGAAAATGTTGATACGAGCTGGAGATCTGTATACCTCAGTTGCATTTGAATGGCTTAAGAAAGAGGTAATTGAGGTTATGAATTGCAATATAGAGGTAGATATGCAAGAGCTAGATATGCACAAGTACCATGTAATATGGGAGGGAGATGAGCCTCCTAAAAGGCAGGAGGCATATGTTACATATAACGTTAACAAAGAAACAGTTGAGTGTACATGCAAAAAATATGAGTTCAAAGGTATTTTATGTCGTCATGCATTAAAGGCACTTGATCGGGAGAACATTAAAGAAATACCTGAGTCATATGTAATGCGAAGATGGACAAAATATGCAAAGATAGAGATGTTGAATACAAGTTATGTAGGTGTAGATGATAAGTGTTGTGTAACCTCTCGTTACCAACTTATGTGCAAATCACTTTTGCATGTTGCAGATTTAGCATCAAGAAGTGAAGATGCGTATGAATACATGAGTAAATTAACAAACGATGCATTAGAAAAGGTGTTTTTGCTTCACCATCAGTCTATTCCATCTCATGGAGATCAGTCTATAAAAATAAGTGAAGGACCACAATGAAGCTCCTCCCATGCTTAAGTGTGAATATCATTTTCAGAAAGTCAGAAGTCAGTGTTGTAGATAAAGATGTTCGATACATATAGTGAAGGGTATTAAAAAGAAGTTAGAATTTGATTGCAACCATCACAAGATGAAGAATGCAGTAGAGACTATTGGTGAGAAAACAGATAAGAATAATGTAAATCAAGAAATGACCAAGCCATCCACAGGACAAGTATGTAATACACTAATTTTCTGTTGTACgattgtatgtttttttttttacttcctaCGTGGTCTAATCAATGTGCAGGTCTATGCGTTTGTTCTGGCCAACTTGTTCATCAACTGCATGATGGCAGCAATTTTAGGATCTCCTGGTATGccattaaagtttgaaaatgatGGCATGTAGACAAATGTTTATATATAGATGTCAACATGAATTTAATGTACAAAATGTGTTGTTTTTCGTCATAATATCATTTTGATTCAATGTCATGTGATGTCACAATGAATGTGGCTCATTTACGTGGACAAGTTGCTTGATTGAATAAGAAAATGGGTAAGAGTTGGCATTGAATTGGATTCAATAAGCCTGCTTCAACAAATTGTAGCATTGGGTTTTTTTCCACTTCATCAAATTGTAGTAATGCTtctttgttttaacttttaagatttttgttgattcatcgAACAAGTCAGCAACTGTTCCTTACTGATGGCAGGTCTTCTAAACCACCCCTTCTTTTTGGACTGGCATCTGATTGTGAAGAAGGAAGGTTTATGTAGATTCAAAGGTATCTTCTATGTATATTAGTAATTCAGCTGGCTGGCATTGAATTGATCCGAGGTTTCCTTGTGTTTAAGTAAACTTTACTGCAGATCTGCACTTGCAGTGATTAAATACTGGGTTCGCAAATGTGCCTTGTGACCTTATCCTCGAGTATATCATAGTAAGACATTGATCTGTCTCTTCATAAATAAAGAAGTTCTATTTGTGTTTTGTATCTTTTACCTAGCATCCTCTAGATATGGTTGGTGGGTGCATGTCCTCCATGAGGAGGGAGATGGAGCTTGTCAAGGTAAGGTCTTTTTGAGATTTTGGATGTGCTGTCTGTATTGAACTGTTAAAACTTAACTTGTAGACAAAAATTAATTTCCACTTCATGAATATAttgcacatatttttttattgtattaaGATATTTCTTCTCTTATGCCAGTAATCTTGGAAATCAGAATCCTATGAATGTCCATGAGACTTCCACTTGATCTTCTATTGGTCAGCTTGTTTAAGGGAGTGTAGTCCATTATTCATGATTAGGCATGCATACATCAACAGGTTCGACCTTTCCTGTACATTGAGTGAGTTTGGGCCTTTATTGAATTATCAGGTTGTATTATCAGGCATGAGTGCAGTCTGCCTACCGAATGTGAAAGCAACTAGCTATCCTATAAGAAGATACCCTTTTCTATATTTGCATTCACTGACAAAAAACTGTAACAAGATCAGGTGAAGCAAGAATGGCTGCATAGTGCTGGTGCCAGGGTGGTTGTTCATGTTACCGCCACCTAAAACAGCAAGAATCTAGTCGACTTATTACATCAAACATCTATGTTTTGTATTCTATTATTTTCATTAGAAACttaataaaattacatatattcGGCCAATGAGTGAATGGGGAGTCCATTTTCTACTATCTCCAGGAAACATGACTGATCTTGTAATGTTCATCCatataagagggagagagcatGGTGCCATTGTATGTCAGATCATAAGGATGTTATCTATGAACATGACACAGAACATGAACTATTTTTACTCACACAATCGtttgcctctctctccctctctctctctctctctctcacacacacacacacacacacataaaggACTGTTAAATGTGTTATTTATTGGTTGCCATTAGGTGGTTATGGGGGAAATTAAGAAATATCAGCAGTGGACTCACCCAGTTGAATTGCCTGAAGTCTTCTGTATCAACGTATAGTTACGTGTAAACCATATTGACAACTAAAGCTTAAAGCAGAGAATGTCTACGTTTCCCATGGCTGATGTTTAGTTACACTGTAAAGATGGCACCGATGGTGACGTTGCCCAAGAAGTAACTTTGCCTTACTGGGATGgtgaagaaagaagatgaaggtcTAGACAATCAGAAATTGATTATTCGGTTATTAAGTTAGATTAGACCTTTGTCTTGTACAACTACATGTAGCATCTGAATCTTAGAAATGATAGATGTTATTGCATAGCATTTCAAGCCTGGAACTGAAATCAGGTTTTTTCTTGGTACATATtggaaatatttgaaaattaaaggcctgatttttgttatttactTTTATTCTTTCTGCAATTGTTTTCCTGCATCAACAAGTACATAATTTATGTATGTCTGTTTATGGTATGTTGGCTTGTCAAAGTGACGaaacaattaatttttaattttttgaataagACTAGTATTGATCATATGATCTGTCTAAATAAGTAAAAAAGATACGCATTTTTTTTAACTGTTGATAACTTCATTAGTCAGTAGACAGAGTACATTGGCAGTAGTTGACGGTGATGTAATGCAAtagacaaatatcatgatattttatttctttcgGTGGGCGTTTGATGGGGAGGAAACATACTGTAGCGGCAAGAAAATgattcacattttttaaatttcctcCCCATCAAACGGAGGATGAAAAATTTGTCCGTTGGATGCATTTTCGGAATCATATTTCGGAAATATCGTCCCACCTCCGTGGGTGGAAAGAAAATTTCCTGATGAAAAAACTGCCCGATAGGGCTtctcaaaatttcatttttgcgTCTCGTAAGGCCGCCGCTTGAAGgggctggtggtggtggtgctgccTCCTTCCCATTCCATTTTTCTTGGAAACTTCTTTCCAGGATCTTATATACCACTCCATATTTCCAATCGTACCTTGGTATCTTGAGCAAAAACGGTCTTTCACTTCTTTATGTTCCCTGCTATTCAAACGGTCAATAGTGCATATGCAACCAGACATGCCTAGTCGCTACGTTTATGTTGAAGtacatgatgatgatttggtACTGAGTAAAATGAGTCCCGTGGCTGGTTTTTTATTGGCTTTGTGGCTTGCGTTTAAGAAATTAACTATAAACAAGGACACTAAGTGGTACCAAATTAATTAGGTATGCATGTTTGCTTATATCCAAAGCTCTATATATTTACTAGCATATCTGAAACCGTTAGATACAAGAAGATTTCTGAATCCTTCCGATACTTAAACATTGTAGTCGACCAATTTTCTGCTGTTTGTGAATTCCAACGAAAAAATACTTTGATGGACTGGACTTAACCAAAAATGTTGCAACCAGAGGGATACaaatagattttaaatttatattattCTACTAGTGACCCcaaagggttgtttggcaacagtttGTTAATGTTTCGTTGTCTCAATTTGATGATGTTTCGTGAATCTGTCTCAATTTGATAAAATACTGTAACACAGTTTTggaatagattcataaaatagtaacaaactgtttTGAGTGAGGCATCTTATTATGTTGTGTACTGCTTGATCTAACATTTAATGAAAATTGAATGATTGCCAAATAACAACCTGGACACTGATCTTTGACATCCCTATCAACATGCATCTGCTTCATCCTATCCACCTGGCAGGGCATCTTCGTAATTGCCCGAGTTTGCGAAAGTACCCTAGAAGAAAGATTTTGGTTCTCTATTGCCATTGCAGGTATGGATTAACCATTGTCTGGAGTTGTCTTATAGGGCTCATTTGCATCTcctggatctcagatccaaataGTTCCAAGAAGCCTGGTATCTGGAATCGGGTAATGTTTCCATTGGTTTGATGCAAAAGTCTGATCTTATTGAAGTGGTAGGAATAACGAAAGGAGGGAATGGTCATATTGAATATCTCTCACAAAAGAATGTACTGTCCGGCTCTATGAACAAAACCACCAGTTCTTGCAATTTCTTGGAGCTCCCCCTTCTAATGGATGGGTAGGAAAAATTCCTACATTGGAATCTAAACTGGCGCATTCTGAAAAGCTGAATttgaataattaaaatatatttaacaattaacaaataaaagaagaaaagtgcaGGTACCTaccttttctatttttgaaGAGGATATTTAAATGGCAGAAGAATGTTCCACCAATAGAACACACCCTTAAAATCTGTTTTTAGCTTTGTGAGCAATTATTATTGATGGCATTTAGGGAAGTTAATTGATCGTATTTGGATTTATTATTCAACGaattccttcaaaaaagttgaatatgaaaaaaaaaaacatttgaacaaGGAATTTGATTGGGTCCGGattcaagttcaaatttgtAGTTGGTTTTAATAAATGTCCTATCAGATTTAGACTCGAATTCAAGTTCATATAcagatttagtttcaaaaatatgcatttaatgtttgtaaattttgaaagCCATTCTCACCATGtcaaaatgatgttttcaatTGTATATCTAACATTTTAATTGAGGTGTGAAAGTAATGGTAACGTTCGGATCAGATTTTGATTggtaatttaaaattttggattcagatgttgtataaacttttcttcattcatgtaCCAATCCAAATCTGGGAACGTTTGATGAATATAATATTGTAAAAGATACATCCGATTCGAATATGATCTGTTGCTATCCTTATTGCCGTTGAATATCATATCATCATTCTTGGCCTTCAAAGTTGGGACTCGAGACAACTCGAACTCGTTTAGCAAAAGGAAGAgactcgagctcaagttgagATCTAACAAGCGGGGCCTATCCACGTGGGACCAAGTAAGATCCAACCATGCGTAGGCTCACGTAAGGGATCGTGTGTTGTACAGGTGAAGGACATGGAAGTCATATCTTGTCCATGTCATGGATGCAAAAATCATTTCAAAGGAACACTTATAAGAGAGTGGAGGGAGGGAAACATGGACTTTGCTTTTTCGTTTTCTCTCGtgtattttttgatttttctatcGCTTCTCTTTCCGCGTTTGTTCAGAGCGGggggaagaggaaaagggaaaacgaGCGGGGGCAGGAGGAAGCAGGTCGGCCATGGCGTCGTCGAATGATCGAGAGAGCTATGTCTGCACCGCTAATCTCGCCGGGCGGGCCGAGTGCCATGATGGTAATTGGTACCTAttgtcttcctcttttttctttggtttggtgTCTAGGGTTCTATGTCTGCTACGATTCCGTGGGttggaatttttgttttcttttgaaaatgttttctgTCGCAATTGGACTGATAGGTGaattctctgtgtgtgtgtgtgtgcgggGGCGCGGGTTCGgtggttattttattttattttttttaatatttgtctTATCAGCTAAGATTATAGTTCATTTTTATCCAACTGCGATGGAACAATGCTCGGATGCGTGACTCGGTGCGGAGTAAACGATTTTAAAATCTAGTCGTTTCGtttctctttttcaaatttctgaATTGAATTTTTGCGTGTAGGATTAGTGTTTCCTTTGGAAAAGAAGGTTGGGGGTGATGGAGATCTCTCATGGATTGTTCCGTCGTTTATTTCATCTAGTAGCATGATAGTTGGTGTCTACGTTTTTCTTTCAAGGCTAACTTGACGGTGATAGGGATTTCCAGCCAATCTATTATAGTTTCTCAGTTATTTGGACACCTAGGAAACTAGGACGTTCGTGCATGTTAATGGTAAAACTGGTAATTTTGCGATAAAAGAGCAATTTTGGACATTAAGTGAGCAGATGAAAGTTCGTAGAGGGTGGGAGAGTTCTTCCATTAGGTTGGAATTTAAAATAGATTAGGCTAGAGCTGCACGGGGTTTCAAAGTGACAATGTAGAAAGAGTGCAAGTCATAGACTCCCTCCGACGTTTTGTGATTTCAGTAGTTACTTTTGAGGAGCAAGTGGCCTTTCGGTCAAAACTTTAGTTATCAGGAAAGGcagagcaagaaagaaaaatggttgaagcataaaaagtaaaaactaatatatattatatagtcACAACACGtgtttttcgaaaaaaacgtggtaaattaaatgaccgtttaaaacttaaaaagacgtgtttttttgaaaaaaaaaacgtaagaaacaaaaaaacgtgtttttaacgcgtttttttgcattttctaagttttttttcacttttttcattttttaaaagatttttactgccaaatttttcattttttatttgttgcaaatcgacttatcttttgatgttcatgttattagtttctcacttattttatttttccccatttttagttttttaaattttttaaacatttaccatatttcttccattttttttcaagctcgccatattatactcgagaaaaacctcaccgtttaaagctctgagacattatttgtgaatatatatatatatatatatatatatatatatatatatatatatatataagagagagagagagagagagagagagagagatgaaccgGTGAATGCTAGACAGATAAGGAACAATCTCAACATCTGATCTTTTTCAGATCGGtggttgagagaaagaaaaacaaggagaaaaaggtgtAAAATAATTctagataatgaaaatgttcTATCACCTttctctcattgtttttctttcaactaacgatctaaaaaaaatcaagagattaTTCTTTACCTGCATAGCATTTAAGTATCTAACATTtactactttctctctctctctctctgtctctctctctctctatatatatatatatatagttcaatgCTGCCCAACagttatatagatatatatatagctcATGGTTTATGTTGTGGTGACGGTTTATGGTAGCTTTAGCACTGATCTATAGTTTTCTTACCATCTTACCAacgaatttttaaattttacccaTTTGATAAATATCCACCACACAGCAGCGTTGACTtttcccctcttcctctctctctctcactcatatatatataattgtaaatTATCCTGGTGAGTCAAAATATTTGTATATGAACCACGTTTTTGTCTCAATTAGGATATCCAACTTAAAGGGGAAGTCCTAAGTTCCCATTGGGCGACAAATTAcaacttgaaaatttatttgttaaaaaattgaaatccaatcTGTTGACAACCAAAAAGCTTGTTTTGTCAGGGTGAGTAGTATTAGTATATAAGAAAATGCAGTGCAACCATTTTTGCGAAATATATAAATTATGTAAATATATGGACTTTGTATAGGCTTTGTGAATTGCCTGATCAGCTCGATTAATGGTTTACAAAATGTCATATACGAAGATAttccaaagaaaataataattattCCTTCGATTTTGAAGAATTAACTGCAAGTATGATTTGATCTCTTAtaaatcatcaaacaagttgGTCATATTGTGCAATAGTTAATacatataattttcatatttcatggtttcatatttcaaaaaatgatgCTTTAATTAGGATTGCAACAAATTTGGCATTTCGACAAAGAAGTTGTTTTAACAATCCAATGTTTTTCATGTATGTTAAATTGCTTTGTATTGGTAAATTGTTGTACCTTATTTTTGATATGTATGGTAGGTCAttgttctttttaattttgtatggATGGTAGGTCTTACTTGCACTATTAATCGTTGTTGTTTAATTTCTATACATATATCCTATAAATCATTGTGAATGTTTTTGCTTGCGAAAATTGCAGCACCCCAATATTTTTTTGCTTGGATAGCATTGAGTGTTTACATATACTGTATATCACTTCAtatgattgattttttgtttattgcagTGGTACCCTTATCATCTAGTAGAAATGAAGAATCTAAATCTCAGTTGGTGGAAAATTCTATTGATAAAGAGAACATATGCAGGAATGATGCACTTGAATGCAGTTCTGCACATAGAAACTTTTTGGTTGGTGATATGAATGACTCGCCTGAAAGTGGTAAAAGTGATACAGGTGCAAGCACTGGAAATACTGTCGACTCGTATATTCCAATAGAAGGAATGCAATTCGAAAGTGAGGACGATGCATATAATTTCTACAATGATTATGCTTTCAAATATGGCTTTAGTGTTAGAAAGTCGACTTGGGATAAAAATGCAAGGGGCGTCATTGTGAGAAGGACATTTGTTTGTTCTAAGGAAGGTTGGAAGAATTCAAGGGGAAATCCATCAACACGTAAGCCAGATACAAGATGCGGTTGTCCAGCAAAAATGGTGCTAAGGGGACTTCCAGATG belongs to Nymphaea colorata isolate Beijing-Zhang1983 chromosome 13, ASM883128v2, whole genome shotgun sequence and includes:
- the LOC116266957 gene encoding protein FAR1-RELATED SEQUENCE 5-like isoform X4, whose amino-acid sequence is MNAGWTQDTIAISDTPRSLWGRREGKRASASSFSARQFDFSLASFSALFKSSGRKKRGRPRRRKERSAMASEEDRESHVCIAKPAEQDDLERLSSGNSEESKSQSVESSNDKENICMNDAPESIVKHKSFLVSDMNDAPESSIVAGNKKDEHDSTFTSCKNSTSVSTGIIVDSYIPAEGMQFDSEDDAYHFYNDYALKHGFSVRKFSWDRNAKGVVVRKTFVCSKQGWKNSSANPRTRKPDTRCGCPARIVLRRLSDGKFVVRTFVCGHNHPLAPSSMSHLLRSHRKVTSLHLATSAISELADNVGITPKETDNDFVKENNDPDNVPLIAMDDRNLLGTKRTKTMKNSEICALVDYLQKKSSEDLGFYNAMQLDEDGYATNIFWADSRARVDYACFSDVLVFDTTIKMNSHQWPFVQFVGVNHHSQSCIFGSAFLYNETIETIEWLFRVFTEAMNGKHPQTVLTDGDNAIAVAVSHIWPNAHHRFCLWHILQNAGKNIGDILDQKMGFKESFTRWIFQCEDDDTFRSAWEQMVHFYNLEENIWLQKLYEDKEKWALAYGRQYFCADMINTQRAESLCVCSGQLVHQLHDGSNFRISWSSKPPLLFGLASDCEEGRFM
- the LOC116266957 gene encoding protein FAR1-RELATED SEQUENCE 5-like isoform X3, giving the protein MNAGWTQDTIAISDTPRSLWGRREGKRASASSFSARQFDFSLASFSALFKSSGRKKRGRPRRRKERSAMASEEDRESHVCIAKPAEQDDLERLSSGNSEESKSQSVESSNDKENICMNDAPESIVKHKSFLVSDMNDAPESSIVAGNKKDEHDSTFTSCKNSTSVSTGIIVDSYIPAEGMQFDSEDDAYHFYNDYALKHGFSVRKFSWDRNAKGVVVRKTFVCSKQGWKNSSANPRTRKPDTRCGCPARIVLRRLSDGKFVVRTFVCGHNHPLAPSSMSHLLRSHRKVTSLHLATSAISELADNVGITPKETDNDFVKENNDPDNVPLIAMDDRNLLGTKRTKTMKNSEICALVDYLQKKSSEDLGFYNAMQLDEDGYATNIFWADSRARVDYACFSDVLVFDTTIKMNSHQWPFVQFVGVNHHSQSCIFGSAFLYNETIETIEWLFRVFTEAMNGKHPQTVLTDGDNAIAVAVSHIWPNAHHRFCLWHILQNAGKNIGDILDQKMGFKESFTRWIFQCEDDDTFRSAWEQMVHFYNLEENIWLQKLYEDKEKWALAYGRQYFCADMINTQRAESLLNHPFFLDWHLIVKKEGLCRFKDMVGGCMSSMRREMELVKVRSF
- the LOC116266957 gene encoding protein FAR1-RELATED SEQUENCE 5-like isoform X7, with amino-acid sequence MNAGWTQDTIAISDTPRSLWGRREGKRASASSFSARQFDFSLASFSALFKSSGRKKRGRPRRRKERSAMASEEDRESHVCIAKPAEQDDLERLSSGNSEESKSQSVESSNDKENICMNDAPESIVKHKSFLVSDMNDAPESSIVAGNKKDEHDSTFTSCKNSTSVSTGIIVDSYIPAEGMQFDSEDDAYHFYNDYALKHGFSVRKFSWDRNAKGVVVRKTFVCSKQGWKNSSANPRTRKPDTRCGCPARIVLRRLSDGKFVVRTFVCGHNHPLAPSSMSHLLRSHRKVTSLHLATSAISELADNVGITPKETDNDFVKENNDPDNVPLIAMDDRNLLGTKRTKTMKNSEICALVDYLQKKSSEDLGFYNAMQLDEDGYATNIFWADSRARVDYACFSDVLVFDTTIKMNSHQWPFVQFVGVNHHSQSCIFGSAFLYNETIETIEWLFRVFTEAMNGKHPQTVLTDGDNAIAVAVSHIWPNAHHRFCLWHILQNAGKNIGDILDQKMGFKESFTRWIFQCEDDDTFRSAWEQMVHFYNLEENIWLQKLYEDKEKWALAYGRQYFCADMINTQRAESLLNHPFFLDWHLIVKKEGLCRFKGGYGGN
- the LOC116266957 gene encoding protein FAR1-RELATED SEQUENCE 5-like isoform X1 — its product is MNAGWTQDTIAISDTPRSLWGRREGKRASASSFSARQFDFSLASFSALFKSSGRKKRGRPRRRKERSAMASEEDRESHVCIAKPAEQDDLERLSSGNSEESKSQSVESSNDKENICMNDAPESIVKHKSFLVSDMNDAPESSIVAGNKKDEHDSTFTSCKNSTSVSTGIIVDSYIPAEGMQFDSEDDAYHFYNDYALKHGFSVRKFSWDRNAKGVVVRKTFVCSKQGWKNSSANPRTRKPDTRCGCPARIVLRRLSDGKFVVRTFVCGHNHPLAPSSMSHLLRSHRKVTSLHLATSAISELADNVGITPKETDNDFVKENNDPDNVPLIAMDDRNLLGTKRTKTMKNSEICALVDYLQKKSSEDLGFYNAMQLDEDGYATNIFWADSRARVDYACFSDVLVFDTTIKMNSHQWPFVQFVGVNHHSQSCIFGSAFLYNETIETIEWLFRVFTEAMNGKHPQTVLTDGDNAIAVAVSHIWPNAHHRFCLWHILQNAGKNIGDILDQKMGFKESFTRWIFQCEDDDTFRSAWEQMVHFYNLEENIWLQKLYEDKEKWALAYGRQYFCADMINTQRAESLLNHPFFCEGCLMIKMESCCRLKASRHWILYVSVSYDYMVGWRTSSIRREVALVERKLLVDCRVSDGRKWM
- the LOC116266957 gene encoding protein FAR1-RELATED SEQUENCE 5-like isoform X6, translating into MNAGWTQDTIAISDTPRSLWGRREGKRASASSFSARQFDFSLASFSALFKSSGRKKRGRPRRRKERSAMASEEDRESHVCIAKPAEQDDLERLSSGNSEESKSQSVESSNDKENICMNDAPESIVKHKSFLVSDMNDAPESSIVAGNKKDEHDSTFTSCKNSTSVSTGIIVDSYIPAEGMQFDSEDDAYHFYNDYALKHGFSVRKFSWDRNAKGVVVRKTFVCSKQGWKNSSANPRTRKPDTRCGCPARIVLRRLSDGKFVVRTFVCGHNHPLAPSSMSHLLRSHRKVTSLHLATSAISELADNVGITPKETDNDFVKENNDPDNVPLIAMDDRNLLGTKRTKTMKNSEICALVDYLQKKSSEDLGFYNAMQLDEDGYATNIFWADSRARVDYACFSDVLVFDTTIKMNSHQWPFVQFVGVNHHSQSCIFGSAFLYNETIETIEWLFRVFTEAMNGKHPQTVLTDGDNAIAVAVSHIWPNAHHRFCLWHILQNAGKNIGDILDQKMGFKESFTRWIFQCEDDDTFRSAWEQMVHFYNLEENIWLQKLYEDKEKWALAYGRQYFCADMINTQRAESLLNHPFFLDWHLIVKKEGLCRFKGIFYVY
- the LOC116266957 gene encoding protein FAR1-RELATED SEQUENCE 5-like isoform X8; the encoded protein is MNAGWTQDTIAISDTPRSLWGRREGKRASASSFSARQFDFSLASFSALFKSSGRKKRGRPRRRKERSAMASEEDRESHVCIAKPAEQDDLERLSSGNSEESKSQSVESSNDKENICMNDAPESIVKHKSFLVSDMNDAPESSIVAGNKKDEHDSTFTSCKNSTSVSTGIIVDSYIPAEGMQFDSEDDAYHFYNDYALKHGFSVRKFSWDRNAKGVVVRKTFVCSKQGWKNSSANPRTRKPDTRCGCPARIVLRRLSDGKFVVRTFVCGHNHPLAPSSMSHLLRSHRKVTSLHLATSAISELADNVGITPKETDNDFVKENNDPDNVPLIAMDDRNLLGTKRTKTMKNSEICALVDYLQKKSSEDLGFYNAMQLDEDGYATNIFWADSRARVDYACFSDVLVFDTTIKMNSHQWPFVQFVGVNHHSQSCIFGSAFLYNETIETIEWLFRVFTEAMNGKHPQTVLTDGDNAIAVAVSHIWPNAHHRFCLWHILQNAGKNIGDILDQKMGFKESFTRWIFQCEDDDTFRSAWEQMVHFYNLEENIWLQKLYEDKEKWALAYGRQYFCADMINTQRAESLLNHPFFLDWHLIVKKEGLCRFKDLHLQ
- the LOC116266957 gene encoding protein FAR1-RELATED SEQUENCE 5-like isoform X5, producing MNAGWTQDTIAISDTPRSLWGRREGKRASASSFSARQFDFSLASFSALFKSSGRKKRGRPRRRKERSAMASEEDRESHVCIAKPAEQDDLERLSSGNSEESKSQSVESSNDKENICMNDAPESIVKHKSFLVSDMNDAPESSIVAGNKKDEHDSTFTSCKNSTSVSTGIIVDSYIPAEGMQFDSEDDAYHFYNDYALKHGFSVRKFSWDRNAKGVVVRKTFVCSKQGWKNSSANPRTRKPDTRCGCPARIVLRRLSDGKFVVRTFVCGHNHPLAPSSMSHLLRSHRKVTSLHLATSAISELADNVGITPKETDNDFVKENNDPDNVPLIAMDDRNLLGTKRTKTMKNSEICALVDYLQKKSSEDLGFYNAMQLDEDGYATNIFWADSRARVDYACFSDVLVFDTTIKMNSHQWPFVQFVGVNHHSQSCIFGSAFLYNETIETIEWLFRVFTEAMNGKHPQTVLTDGDNAIAVAVSHIWPNAHHRFCLWHILQNAGKNIGDILDQKMGFKESFTRWIFQCEDDDTFRSAWEQMVHFYNLEENIWLQKLYEDKEKWALAYGRQYFCADMINTQRAESLLNHPFFLDWHLIVKKEGLCRFKVIKYWVRKCAL